The Devosia sp. A16 genome includes a window with the following:
- a CDS encoding outer membrane protein, which produces MNRFVIALLSGVAGLALVSGAQAADLIIDEPAAGVVEVAGGNWDGLYVGAFVGGLGGTFTDDSTSAEWDVSGWLAGVNLGANFTVADGIVLGVVGDVAWSNAENQDGAPLSIDWTGSLRGRLGFDGGSFLPYLTAGLAVAGAEIDGVNETHVGWTVGAGVEFAVAENISVDLLYRYSDYGSVDYGVDDDFSLTAHAVTVGLNFKF; this is translated from the coding sequence ATGAATCGCTTTGTAATTGCTCTGCTTTCCGGCGTTGCCGGTCTTGCTCTCGTGTCGGGCGCCCAGGCTGCTGACCTCATCATCGACGAGCCCGCAGCCGGCGTGGTCGAAGTTGCCGGCGGCAACTGGGATGGCCTCTATGTCGGCGCCTTCGTCGGCGGCCTCGGCGGCACCTTCACCGATGACTCGACCAGCGCCGAGTGGGATGTCAGCGGTTGGCTCGCCGGTGTGAACCTCGGCGCCAACTTCACCGTCGCCGACGGCATCGTGCTCGGCGTGGTGGGCGACGTTGCCTGGAGCAACGCCGAGAACCAGGATGGTGCCCCGCTCTCCATCGATTGGACCGGCTCGCTGCGCGGCCGTCTCGGCTTTGACGGCGGCTCGTTCCTGCCGTACCTGACCGCTGGTCTGGCCGTTGCCGGCGCCGAGATCGACGGCGTCAACGAGACCCATGTCGGCTGGACCGTCGGCGCTGGTGTCGAGTTCGCCGTGGCCGAGAACATCTCGGTCGACCTGCTGTACCGCTACTCCGACTACGGTAGCGTGGACTACGGTGTCGATGACGACTTCAGCCTGACCGCGCATGCCGTCACCGTCGGCCTGAACTTCAAGTTCTAA
- a CDS encoding outer membrane protein translates to MNRFAIALLAGVAGVSVMSSAFAADLIISEPAPAVGVVSTSGGNWDGLFLGAFAGYGWGTLTDEDGYYDAPGTEYDPTGWQVGVAAGVNFTVSEAIVAGLVADIAWSDLGGDFVGGDLTSKTDWQGSIRGRLGFDGGAFLPYITGGLAFANNTLTDNATPIDDTQTHIGWTLGAGVEFAVADNVSLDLQYRYSDFGTKTYDLNVPTDYSLTSHAVTAGINFRF, encoded by the coding sequence ATGAATCGTTTTGCAATCGCTCTGCTGGCCGGCGTGGCTGGCGTCTCCGTGATGTCCTCGGCGTTCGCCGCTGACCTCATCATCTCCGAGCCCGCTCCGGCGGTCGGCGTGGTTTCGACCTCGGGCGGCAACTGGGACGGTCTGTTCCTTGGCGCCTTCGCCGGCTATGGCTGGGGCACGCTGACCGACGAGGATGGCTACTACGATGCTCCCGGCACCGAGTACGATCCCACCGGTTGGCAGGTCGGTGTTGCCGCTGGCGTGAACTTCACCGTCTCGGAAGCTATCGTTGCCGGTCTCGTGGCCGACATCGCCTGGTCGGATCTGGGCGGCGACTTCGTTGGTGGTGACCTCACCTCGAAGACCGACTGGCAGGGCAGCATCCGCGGCCGTCTCGGCTTCGATGGCGGTGCATTCCTCCCGTACATCACCGGCGGTCTCGCCTTCGCCAACAACACGCTCACCGACAACGCGACCCCGATCGATGACACCCAGACCCATATCGGCTGGACCCTCGGCGCCGGTGTCGAGTTCGCAGTGGCCGATAACGTGTCGCTGGACCTGCAGTACCGCTACTCGGATTTCGGAACCAAGACCTACGACCTGAACGTTCCGACCGACTACAGCCTGACCTCGCACGCGGTCACCGCCGGTATCAACTTCCGCTTCTGA
- a CDS encoding outer membrane protein, whose product MNRFSLTLLAGVAVLSMASAASAADLLVRQQPSMPGFVDMGSSGGWDGAYIGGFVGYGWGTASDDNTPLDLLSSSELDLSGWTVGATLGANFTVAPGFILGAAGDLAWNGIGGFDGGVVPGVDVDINWNGALRARAGFDGGAFMPYLTAGLAFAGATASQGGTDSTQMHFGWTAGAGVEVAATEQISVDLQYRYSDYGKATYDLNGGSELGLTTHALTAGVNFKF is encoded by the coding sequence ATGAACCGTTTCTCTCTCACTCTCTTGGCGGGCGTTGCCGTGCTGTCCATGGCTTCGGCGGCTTCGGCAGCCGACCTTCTGGTGCGGCAGCAGCCGTCGATGCCGGGCTTCGTCGATATGGGCAGCAGCGGTGGCTGGGATGGCGCCTATATCGGCGGCTTCGTCGGCTATGGCTGGGGCACCGCCTCGGATGACAACACTCCACTCGATCTCCTCTCGTCCAGCGAACTCGATCTCTCGGGCTGGACCGTCGGTGCAACCTTGGGTGCCAACTTCACCGTCGCGCCGGGCTTCATTTTGGGCGCGGCCGGCGATCTCGCCTGGAATGGCATCGGCGGCTTTGACGGCGGTGTTGTCCCGGGCGTTGATGTCGACATCAACTGGAACGGTGCACTGCGGGCTCGGGCCGGCTTCGATGGCGGCGCCTTCATGCCCTACCTGACCGCCGGTCTTGCCTTTGCCGGCGCCACTGCCAGCCAGGGCGGCACGGACAGCACGCAGATGCATTTCGGCTGGACCGCCGGCGCCGGCGTCGAAGTCGCGGCCACCGAGCAGATCTCGGTCGACCTGCAGTACCGCTACTCGGATTATGGCAAGGCCACCTACGACCTGAACGGCGGCTCGGAACTCGGCCTCACCACCCATGCGCTTACGGCCGGTGTGAACTTCAAGTTCTAA
- a CDS encoding peptide chain release factor 3 — protein MNALTATAPAAKLLPYQSRRTFAIISHPDAGKTTLTEKLLASSGAIQQAGQVRHRANQRATRSDWMEIERQRGISITSSVMTFEHLGLTFNLLDTPGHSDFSEDTYRTLTAVDAAIMVIDVAKGIEAQTLKLFEVCRLRDIPIITFANKVDREGKDPVEILDEIASTLALDVSPVVWPLGGGVDFRGIVDLTAGVVKRPNGEVWKTFADVEELSRDNEFAVDPVIMASLENLELARAGFPAFDHEIYLAGHLTPVIFGSALKSVSVPEMLAALGAWAPEPRPQPAEPKPIEPDDPKVSGFVFKVQANMDANHRDRIAFVRLSSGTFKRGMRLRNVRTGKDMAVSNPMFFFGHDRELAEEAVAGDIVGIPNHGALSVGDTLTEGANIKVTGIPNFAPEIIRRVRLTDPMKAKQLAKALSDLAEEGVAQIFRRMVGADYIVGVVGQLQLEVLQSRIDTEYHVPISFEAINFELARWIVSDDKKELERFISANKLEMAEDKYGDPVYLAQSSWWLGRAERDYPKVQFLTTKERH, from the coding sequence ATGAACGCCCTGACCGCCACGGCGCCTGCCGCAAAACTGCTGCCCTACCAGTCGCGCCGGACCTTCGCGATCATCTCGCATCCGGACGCCGGCAAGACCACGCTCACCGAAAAGCTGCTCGCCTCGTCCGGCGCCATTCAGCAGGCCGGGCAGGTGCGCCACCGCGCCAACCAGCGCGCCACCCGCTCGGACTGGATGGAGATCGAGCGGCAGCGCGGCATCTCGATCACCTCGTCGGTGATGACCTTCGAGCATCTGGGGCTGACCTTTAACCTGCTCGACACGCCCGGCCACTCCGACTTCTCCGAAGATACCTATCGCACGCTGACGGCGGTCGACGCCGCGATCATGGTGATCGACGTCGCCAAGGGCATCGAGGCGCAGACGCTGAAGCTGTTCGAGGTCTGCCGGCTGCGCGACATCCCGATCATCACCTTCGCCAACAAGGTCGATCGCGAAGGCAAGGATCCGGTCGAGATCCTCGATGAGATCGCCTCCACCCTGGCGCTCGATGTGTCGCCGGTGGTCTGGCCGCTGGGCGGCGGGGTCGACTTCCGGGGCATCGTCGATCTCACCGCCGGTGTGGTGAAGCGGCCGAACGGCGAAGTGTGGAAGACCTTTGCCGATGTCGAGGAACTAAGCCGCGACAACGAATTCGCCGTGGATCCGGTGATCATGGCCAGCCTCGAGAATCTGGAACTGGCGCGCGCCGGCTTTCCGGCCTTCGACCACGAGATCTACCTCGCCGGCCATCTGACGCCGGTGATCTTCGGTTCGGCGCTGAAGTCGGTTTCGGTGCCGGAGATGCTGGCGGCGCTCGGTGCCTGGGCGCCAGAGCCCAGGCCGCAGCCGGCCGAGCCCAAGCCGATCGAGCCGGACGATCCCAAGGTGTCGGGCTTTGTGTTTAAGGTACAGGCCAACATGGACGCCAACCATCGCGACCGCATCGCCTTCGTGCGCCTGAGTTCGGGCACCTTCAAGCGCGGCATGCGGCTGAGGAATGTCCGCACCGGCAAGGACATGGCCGTATCGAACCCGATGTTCTTCTTCGGTCACGATCGCGAACTCGCCGAAGAAGCGGTGGCCGGGGATATCGTCGGCATCCCCAACCACGGGGCGCTCAGCGTCGGCGACACCCTTACCGAGGGCGCCAATATCAAGGTGACGGGCATCCCGAACTTTGCGCCGGAAATCATCCGTCGCGTCCGGCTGACCGACCCGATGAAGGCCAAGCAACTGGCCAAGGCGCTGAGCGATCTCGCCGAAGAGGGCGTGGCGCAGATCTTCCGCCGCATGGTGGGCGCCGACTACATCGTCGGCGTGGTCGGCCAACTGCAGCTCGAAGTGCTGCAGAGCCGGATCGATACCGAATATCACGTGCCGATCAGCTTCGAGGCGATCAATTTCGAGCTGGCGCGCTGGATCGTCTCGGACGACAAGAAGGAACTCGAGCGCTTCATCTCCGCCAACAAGCTGGAGATGGCCGAGGACAAATATGGCGACCCGGTCTACCTGGCGCAGTCGAGCTGGTGGCTGGGCCGCGCCGAGCGCGATTACCCCAAAGTGCAGTTCCTGACGACGAAGGAACGGCATTAG
- a CDS encoding N-formylglutamate amidohydrolase, producing the protein MQSDYWDRPAFETIRPRRVMAPLVFNSAHSGRDYPERFLQMTRLDHLSIRQSEDAFVDELFQRAPHLGAPLIRAHFPRAYLDVNREPWELDPTMFVEPLSERFNTTSPRVAAGLGTLARVVAENKPIYKERLTLDDARMRIEGIYQPYHATMQRLLTEAYGSFGVAVLIDCHSMPRLSRTGDRLGPDVVLGDRYGTTCAPILADLAEMVFAGAGLRVARNRPYAGGFCTRTYGRPQHGVHALQIELSRHLYMNEVTLEKNAGFGAMRQLVDRLVATLVGLDFAMLAPPAPISEKYAAE; encoded by the coding sequence GTGCAGTCCGACTATTGGGACAGGCCAGCATTCGAAACCATCCGGCCTCGCCGGGTGATGGCACCTCTGGTGTTCAATTCGGCGCATTCCGGCCGCGATTACCCCGAACGCTTTCTTCAAATGACCCGGCTCGACCACCTGTCGATCCGCCAGTCCGAAGATGCTTTCGTCGACGAGCTGTTCCAGCGTGCCCCGCATCTGGGGGCGCCGCTGATCCGCGCGCATTTTCCCCGGGCCTATCTCGACGTGAACCGTGAGCCGTGGGAGCTCGATCCCACCATGTTCGTCGAGCCGCTGTCGGAGCGCTTCAACACCACCAGCCCGCGCGTCGCCGCCGGGCTCGGCACGCTGGCGCGCGTGGTGGCCGAGAACAAGCCGATCTACAAGGAGCGGCTGACGCTCGACGACGCGCGCATGCGCATCGAGGGCATCTACCAGCCCTATCACGCCACCATGCAGCGACTGCTGACCGAGGCCTATGGCAGCTTCGGCGTGGCTGTGCTGATCGATTGCCATTCTATGCCGCGACTGTCCCGCACGGGCGATCGACTCGGCCCCGACGTGGTGCTGGGCGACCGCTATGGCACCACCTGCGCCCCGATTCTCGCCGATCTCGCCGAAATGGTATTCGCCGGCGCCGGATTGCGCGTCGCCCGCAACCGGCCCTACGCCGGCGGCTTCTGCACCCGCACCTATGGCCGCCCCCAGCATGGTGTGCACGCCCTGCAGATCGAGCTCAGCCGCCATCTCTACATGAACGAAGTGACGCTGGAGAAGAATGCCGGTTTCGGCGCCATGCGCCAACTGGTGGACCGGCTGGTCGCGACGCTGGTCGGGCTCGATTTCGCCATGCTGGCGCCGCCCGCCCCGATCTCGGAGAAATACGCGGCGGAGTGA
- the cpdR gene encoding cell cycle two-component system response regulator CpdR: MMKRILLAEDDNDMRQFLTRALKTAGYEVVSFDNGKSAYERLREEPFSLLLSDIVMPEMDGIELARRATELDPDLKVMFITGFAAVALNPDSEAPKDASVLSKPFHLKDLVHEVERLLAA, translated from the coding sequence ATGATGAAGCGCATCCTGCTCGCCGAAGACGATAACGACATGCGCCAGTTCCTCACCCGCGCCCTCAAGACCGCCGGTTACGAGGTGGTCTCGTTCGACAACGGCAAATCGGCCTACGAGCGGCTGCGCGAAGAGCCGTTCTCGCTGTTGCTCAGCGACATCGTGATGCCCGAGATGGATGGGATCGAACTCGCGCGTCGCGCCACCGAGCTCGACCCCGATCTCAAGGTGATGTTCATCACCGGGTTCGCCGCCGTGGCGCTGAACCCCGACTCGGAGGCTCCCAAGGATGCCTCGGTGCTGTCCAAGCCGTTCCACCTCAAGGATCTGGTGCACGAGGTCGAACGCCTGCTGGCGGCGTGA
- a CDS encoding outer membrane protein, whose protein sequence is MTRFALLLAAGVSAVAISSAAHAADLIIDEPAVGVVDVTGNWDGAYIGVFGGYGAGNYSEDGGFETDVSGWLAGVALGANFTVSSGIVAGIVGDIAWSNIGYDEPFGTSQLDWIGSLRGRLGFDGGAFLPYLTAGLAVANNTIDNDISGLSDSNVHVGWTVGAGVEFAATENLSVDLQYRYSDYGTQTYDVGFGNFDSTITTHQVTVGLNWSF, encoded by the coding sequence ATGACTAGGTTTGCATTGCTGCTGGCCGCAGGTGTTTCGGCCGTTGCGATTTCGTCGGCTGCTCACGCTGCCGATCTCATCATTGACGAGCCCGCCGTTGGCGTCGTTGACGTGACTGGCAACTGGGATGGCGCCTATATCGGGGTGTTCGGCGGCTACGGCGCCGGCAACTATTCCGAAGACGGCGGCTTCGAGACCGACGTTTCCGGCTGGCTTGCCGGCGTGGCGCTGGGTGCCAACTTCACCGTGTCCAGCGGTATCGTCGCCGGCATCGTGGGCGACATCGCCTGGTCGAACATCGGCTATGACGAGCCCTTCGGAACATCGCAGCTCGACTGGATCGGCTCGCTGCGCGGCCGGCTCGGCTTCGACGGTGGCGCCTTCCTGCCTTACCTGACCGCAGGTCTGGCAGTTGCCAACAACACCATCGACAACGACATTTCAGGCCTGTCCGACTCGAACGTGCATGTCGGTTGGACCGTCGGCGCCGGCGTCGAATTTGCGGCCACGGAGAACCTGTCGGTCGATCTGCAGTACCGCTATTCCGATTATGGCACGCAGACCTATGACGTTGGCTTCGGCAACTTCGATTCGACGATCACGACGCACCAGGTCACCGTCGGGCTCAACTGGTCGTTCTGA
- a CDS encoding metallophosphoesterase family protein, producing MRAGPTVIAHLSDPHLDARPVTLHRLRQVIAALGELPRLDAVVITGDIADGGLASEYQAVMAEIAGLPPTLVTTGNHCLRAAFEAQVGPRNSQLEVSGLRIVGLDTARDGRDEGLLDDATLAYARQAIGSAPGAVLLALHHPPVDIGHPIIDATKLSNPEALAGLLASSPAVIGVLTGHVHTPHVTQFAGVPLIGAPGIVSTLRINEQERLSADGAAPPGFAVHVIDRGRLATRFVALGPQPDSIG from the coding sequence ATGCGTGCTGGCCCGACCGTCATTGCTCATCTGAGCGACCCGCATCTCGACGCGCGTCCGGTGACGTTGCACCGGCTGCGCCAGGTAATCGCCGCATTGGGTGAACTGCCGCGGCTCGATGCGGTGGTGATTACCGGCGACATTGCGGATGGAGGATTGGCGTCCGAGTATCAGGCGGTGATGGCCGAGATTGCCGGGTTGCCGCCGACCCTCGTTACCACAGGCAATCATTGCCTCAGGGCGGCTTTCGAGGCGCAGGTCGGCCCACGGAACAGCCAGCTCGAGGTGTCGGGGTTGCGCATTGTCGGGCTCGACACCGCCCGCGACGGTCGCGACGAGGGGCTGCTGGATGACGCTACGCTCGCCTATGCCAGGCAGGCGATCGGTTCCGCTCCCGGTGCCGTGCTGCTCGCCTTGCATCACCCCCCGGTCGATATCGGTCACCCGATCATCGATGCGACCAAGCTTTCAAATCCCGAGGCATTGGCCGGGCTGCTCGCGTCGTCGCCAGCGGTGATCGGCGTCCTCACCGGACATGTTCACACCCCGCACGTTACGCAGTTTGCCGGCGTACCGCTGATCGGTGCGCCGGGCATTGTCTCGACGTTGCGTATCAACGAGCAGGAACGTCTCTCCGCCGACGGAGCGGCGCCGCCGGGCTTCGCCGTCCACGTCATCGACCGGGGCAGGCTCGCGACGCGCTTTGTCGCGCTGGGTCCGCAGCCGGACAGCATCGGCTGA
- a CDS encoding outer membrane protein produces the protein MKRITIALLTTVVGAGLMSSAYAADLIINEPAPVGVVDVSGNWDGPYIGVFAGYGWGSAEQSTTDAIFDGDALDLSGWMLGVAAGANFTVGTGIVAGIVGDIAWSDISGYDADYFTSVDIDWTGSLRGKLGFDGGAFLPYLTAGLAVANATIDFDGDSDSNTHIGWTVGAGVEFAVADNVSIDLLYRYSDYGTQTYEVVPDSDVTLTAHTVSVGLNWRF, from the coding sequence ATGAAGCGCATCACCATTGCACTGCTGACCACCGTGGTTGGCGCTGGTCTGATGTCCTCGGCCTACGCCGCGGATCTGATCATCAACGAACCGGCGCCGGTCGGCGTTGTCGACGTCAGCGGCAACTGGGACGGCCCGTATATCGGTGTTTTCGCCGGTTACGGTTGGGGTTCGGCCGAACAGTCGACGACCGATGCCATCTTCGATGGCGACGCCCTGGACCTCTCTGGGTGGATGCTCGGGGTTGCCGCTGGTGCCAACTTCACTGTCGGCACCGGGATTGTTGCCGGTATCGTCGGCGATATCGCGTGGAGCGATATCAGCGGCTACGACGCGGACTATTTCACCAGCGTCGACATCGACTGGACCGGGTCGCTACGTGGTAAGCTCGGTTTCGACGGTGGCGCGTTCCTTCCTTACCTGACGGCTGGTCTGGCCGTGGCCAATGCCACCATCGACTTTGATGGCGATTCCGACAGCAATACGCATATCGGCTGGACGGTCGGTGCGGGCGTTGAGTTTGCTGTGGCCGATAACGTATCCATCGACCTCCTGTACCGCTATAGCGACTACGGAACGCAGACATACGAGGTTGTTCCAGACTCTGACGTCACTCTTACTGCGCACACGGTTTCCGTCGGCCTGAACTGGCGCTTCTGA
- a CDS encoding outer membrane protein: MQLGRLGSWPARLRRRRIHALSDRRSGVRPGPCLASHVTNLHVGWTIGAGVEFAVSDALSLDLLYRYTDLAPEDYAAPNVGLETHSVTAGLNSSS, from the coding sequence GTGCAACTGGGTCGGCTAGGTTCGTGGCCGGCTCGGCTACGACGGCGGCGCATTCATGCCCTGTCTGACCGCCGGTCTGGCGTTCGGCCAGGGCCATGCCTTGCCTCCCACGTCACCAACCTGCATGTCGGCTGGACCATCGGTGCTGGTGTCGAGTTCGCCGTCAGCGACGCGCTGTCGCTCGATCTGCTGTATCGCTACACCGACCTGGCGCCGGAGGACTACGCCGCCCCCAATGTCGGCCTCGAAACCCATTCGGTTACTGCCGGCCTCAACTCGTCGTCCTGA
- a CDS encoding alpha/beta hydrolase encodes MNAIVDPNGPTLAVVPSNPVPEGARVGYFTTPDKVQLRYATFPKGQGAAKGTVCLVQGRTEFIEKYFETIADFQSRGFAVATFDWRGQGGSQRLIGNRRLGYVRRFDDYWEDLKAFHGSILLPDCPAPYYLVGHSMGGLASLYAGIRDRMMFERIFVSAPMVGLDRQPFSMAGMARLCGTLSNLGLARLPIGRRGDKAQTEQRFAGNPLTSDLARFNRSVEVLKARPELELGAPTFRWAASAFAAMAGAATDEFPGAVRIPVLMLAAARDEIVSTAAIETLGLRMRTGRHVVIPGARHEMFVENDAIRAQVFAAFDAFITEQSA; translated from the coding sequence ATGAACGCCATCGTCGACCCCAATGGGCCAACCCTTGCCGTGGTGCCGTCCAATCCGGTGCCGGAGGGCGCGCGGGTCGGCTATTTCACCACGCCCGATAAGGTGCAGCTGCGCTACGCCACCTTTCCTAAGGGGCAGGGGGCGGCCAAGGGGACCGTCTGCCTGGTGCAGGGACGTACCGAGTTCATCGAGAAGTATTTCGAGACCATCGCCGATTTCCAGTCGCGCGGCTTTGCCGTCGCCACCTTCGACTGGCGCGGGCAGGGCGGCAGCCAGCGGCTGATCGGCAACCGACGGCTGGGCTACGTGCGGCGCTTCGACGACTACTGGGAGGATCTCAAGGCCTTCCACGGCTCGATCCTGCTGCCCGACTGTCCGGCGCCCTACTATCTGGTGGGCCATTCGATGGGCGGGCTCGCCTCGCTCTATGCCGGCATCCGCGACCGCATGATGTTCGAGCGCATCTTCGTGTCTGCCCCGATGGTCGGACTCGACCGCCAGCCGTTCAGCATGGCCGGCATGGCGAGGCTTTGCGGCACGCTGTCCAATCTGGGCCTGGCGCGGTTGCCTATCGGGCGGCGCGGCGACAAGGCGCAGACCGAACAGCGTTTTGCCGGCAACCCGCTGACCTCGGATCTCGCGCGCTTCAACCGTTCGGTGGAAGTGCTGAAGGCGCGGCCGGAACTCGAACTCGGGGCCCCGACCTTCCGCTGGGCCGCATCGGCGTTCGCCGCCATGGCCGGCGCCGCGACCGATGAGTTTCCCGGCGCCGTGCGCATCCCGGTGCTGATGCTGGCGGCGGCGCGCGACGAGATCGTTTCGACCGCCGCCATCGAAACGCTCGGGTTGAGGATGCGCACCGGCCGCCATGTGGTGATCCCCGGCGCGCGGCACGAGATGTTCGTCGAGAACGACGCCATCCGCGCGCAGGTGTTCGCGGCGTTCGATGCGTTTATTACGGAACAGAGCGCCTGA
- a CDS encoding Hsp20 family protein encodes MASYDFSPFYRSTVGFDRVFNRLDALVGQEAKSYPPYNIEKTGENTYRISIAVAGFAEGDIAIESKENNLVVKGAKAQESEDKAREFLHRGIAERAFELRFQLADYVEVAGANLENGLLHIELKREIPESKKARQIPISATTKTIEDQTVN; translated from the coding sequence ATGGCTAGCTACGATTTTTCCCCCTTCTATCGTTCGACCGTCGGTTTCGACCGGGTCTTCAACCGTCTCGACGCCCTGGTGGGCCAGGAGGCGAAATCCTATCCTCCGTACAATATCGAGAAGACCGGTGAGAACACCTACCGTATTTCGATTGCGGTAGCCGGGTTCGCCGAAGGCGACATTGCCATCGAGAGCAAGGAGAACAACCTCGTCGTCAAGGGCGCCAAGGCCCAGGAGAGCGAGGACAAGGCCCGCGAGTTCCTGCACCGCGGCATCGCCGAGCGCGCCTTCGAGCTGCGCTTCCAGCTCGCCGACTATGTCGAAGTCGCCGGCGCCAACCTCGAGAACGGCCTGCTCCATATCGAGCTGAAGCGCGAAATTCCGGAGAGCAAGAAGGCTCGCCAGATTCCGATCAGCGCCACGACCAAGACCATCGAGGATCAGACGGTCAACTAA
- a CDS encoding outer membrane protein: MNRLTISLLAGVAALGFISSVQAADLIISEPAPVVGVVDTSGNWDGVYVGAFAGYGWGTVNDDEGYFNVPDTEYDLTGWQLGVAVGANFTVSEAIVAGIVADIAWSDISGDDAVDGIAYDVNWLGSIRGRLGFDGGAFLPYLTAGVAFAGATATDNTVVPGVEDDATHIGWTVGAGVEFAVADNISVDLLYRYSDYGSQTYTLDGGDTDLGLTAHTISAGVNFKF; this comes from the coding sequence ATGAACCGTCTCACGATTTCCCTGCTCGCCGGCGTTGCTGCCCTGGGCTTCATCTCGTCCGTCCAGGCGGCCGACCTCATCATTTCCGAGCCGGCGCCCGTCGTCGGTGTCGTCGATACCAGTGGCAACTGGGACGGCGTCTACGTCGGCGCCTTCGCCGGCTATGGCTGGGGCACGGTCAACGATGACGAGGGCTACTTCAACGTCCCCGACACCGAATATGACCTGACCGGCTGGCAGCTCGGTGTCGCCGTCGGCGCCAACTTTACCGTGTCAGAGGCTATCGTTGCCGGTATCGTTGCCGACATCGCCTGGTCCGACATCAGCGGCGATGATGCCGTTGATGGCATCGCTTACGACGTGAACTGGCTCGGCAGCATCCGCGGCCGGCTCGGGTTCGACGGCGGCGCGTTCCTGCCTTACCTGACCGCTGGTGTGGCCTTCGCGGGGGCCACTGCCACCGACAACACGGTGGTTCCGGGTGTCGAGGACGATGCCACCCATATCGGCTGGACCGTCGGTGCGGGCGTCGAATTCGCGGTGGCCGACAACATTTCGGTCGACCTGCTGTATCGCTATAGCGACTACGGCTCGCAGACCTACACGCTCGATGGTGGTGACACCGACCTGGGCCTGACTGCGCACACCATCTCTGCCGGTGTGAACTTCAAGTTCTGA
- the hisN gene encoding histidinol-phosphatase, translating to MNDTSLGVDDLGGLTADLVRRTLLDAAEIAASITLPRFRQGIAVDNKWSVGFDPVTEADREAERVIRELIGTRFPDHAIVGEEWDDKPGSTPFSWIIDPIDGTRAFITGVPVWGTLVGLTYEGRAVAGLMAQPFTGEIYLSLPGEAGYYRGDQHLPLRTSPVTELARAKLTTTSPDLFVRQGRDLSRLWNAISSAVLTTRYGLDCYGYALMAAGHIDLVVEAGLKNVDICPLIPLIENAGGVITTWDGGPAEQGGNCVAAATPELHAAALAVLKG from the coding sequence ATGAACGATACATCTCTTGGCGTCGACGATCTGGGCGGGCTCACCGCCGACCTGGTGCGCCGCACCCTGCTTGATGCCGCCGAGATCGCGGCGAGCATCACCTTGCCTCGCTTCCGCCAGGGCATCGCGGTGGACAACAAGTGGTCGGTGGGGTTCGATCCGGTCACCGAAGCCGACCGCGAAGCCGAACGCGTTATCCGCGAGCTGATCGGAACGCGCTTTCCCGACCATGCCATCGTTGGGGAAGAATGGGACGACAAGCCGGGCTCGACGCCGTTTTCCTGGATCATCGACCCTATCGACGGCACTCGCGCCTTCATCACCGGAGTGCCGGTCTGGGGCACATTGGTCGGGCTCACCTATGAGGGACGCGCTGTCGCCGGGCTCATGGCGCAGCCGTTTACCGGCGAGATCTATCTGAGCCTCCCCGGGGAGGCCGGCTATTATCGCGGCGACCAACACCTGCCGCTGAGGACCAGCCCGGTGACCGAGCTGGCCAGAGCCAAGCTGACCACCACCTCGCCCGACCTGTTCGTGCGCCAGGGGCGAGACCTGTCACGCTTGTGGAACGCGATCAGTAGCGCAGTGCTCACCACCCGCTATGGCCTCGATTGCTACGGCTACGCCCTGATGGCGGCCGGCCATATCGATCTGGTGGTCGAGGCGGGATTGAAGAATGTCGATATCTGCCCGCTGATCCCGCTGATCGAGAATGCCGGCGGCGTCATCACCACCTGGGACGGCGGCCCGGCCGAACAGGGCGGCAACTGCGTCGCCGCCGCGACGCCCGAACTGCACGCCGCGGCGCTGGCGGTGCTCAAGGGGTAG